From Acanthopagrus latus isolate v.2019 chromosome 22, fAcaLat1.1, whole genome shotgun sequence, the proteins below share one genomic window:
- the LOC119012465 gene encoding atrophin-1-like, protein MMAVWVNSGALLLVMLTGVTYGYPAKQGFDPSSSSSGGYGAYPASAGSTSGVLYAPAASGSGAASKGATYPASYPSGGPSYPQPSVERQPSASSYSSNSYAAAPVASGYAGPSFVGSTGPSYAQPTFSQDVNWAMAPPSPLSGDGASSRPSASGFSGPSNVSPPRPPSPPQFQGGELNKYSQISEYGDSESETEEQGFLPAPPLPHGAPALSGEDSSGDVQPSGPDTRLAQSFYPHPYPYDYLFLTGQYPPGTITHSSSSFEQGADGYQDTHYIRYYYPASTGIEQVKMSPPAFEVPQSVQQPSQPVKKSVGHTSYNPSGAATGYSRRYGAAGGYGARKGNQ, encoded by the exons ATGATGGCTGTTTGGGTGAACTCAGG GGCTTTGCTCCTTGTTATGCTGACTGGTGTGACTTACGGCTACCCTGCAAAGCAAG GTTTTGatcccagctcctcctccagcggtGGTTATGGGGCGTACCCTGCTTCTGCCGGTTCTACCTCAGGTGTGCTGTACGCTCCTGCAGCTTCTGGCTCTGGGGCTGCATCTAAAGGTGCCACATATCCAGCTAGCTATCCATCTGGAGGACCTAGTTACCCTCAGCCCAGTGTCGAGAGACAACCAAGTGCATCTTCCTACAGCTCTAATTCTTACGCTGCTGCACCTGTAGCTTCAGGATATGCTGGCCCCTCGTTTGTAGGCTCAACAGGCCCAAGCTATGCTCAACCCACCTTTTCCCAAG ATGTCAACTGGGCCATGGCTCCACCCAGTCCTCTATCTGGCGACGGTGCTTCCTCAAGACCTAGTGCTAGTGGGTTTTCTGGCCCTAGCAACGTGAGTCCACCTCGCCCTCCAAGCCCTCCACAGTTCCAGGGAGGTGAGTTGAACAAATATTCACAGATCTCTGAGTATGGTGACTCAGAATCTGAGACGGAAGAACAAGGCTTCCTACCAGCACCACCACTGCCTCATGGTGCCCCAGCTTTGAGCGGAGAAGACTCATCCGGCGACGTCCAGCCATCAGGCCCGGATACCCGCTTGGCTCAGTCTTTTTATCCTCATCCCTATCCTTATGACTACCTGTTCCTGACTGGCCAGTATCCTCCAGGCACGATCACTCACTCCAGCAGCAGTTTTGAACAGGGGGCAGACGGCTATCAAGACACTCACTACATAAGGTACTACTATCCTGCCAGCACTGGTATTGAGCAGGTCAAGATGTCTCCACCTGCTTTTGAGGTCCCTCAGAGCGTCCAGCAGCCCAGCCAACCTGTGAAGAAAAGCGTTGGACACACTAGCTACAATCCGAGTGGTGCAGCAACTGGATACAGCCGGCGCTATGGAGCAGCAGGCGGCTACGGTGCTCGTAAG GGTAACCAGTAA